GACGTCGTGGTGGACATCCGCATCGGGTCGCCCACCTACGGCCGTTGGGACGCAGTGACTTTGGACGAGCGGGCGCGCAACTCGGTGTACCTGGCCGAGGGATTGGCGCATGGCTTTCTGGCCCTGCAGGACGATTCGACGGTCATGTACCTGTGCTCGTCCGGCTACGACCCGCAGCGCGAGCACACCATCTCCCCCATCGACCCGGCGATCGGCATCGACTGGCCCGACACGGTGTTCGGGTCGGTCTCGACGCTGTCGGAGCGGGACCGGGCCGCGCCGACGCTGGCCGAGGCCGCCGCCGCGGGACTGCTGCCCACCTGGGAGGAGCCCCAGCGCGGCTAGTGCACCTGCCGCGCCAGGGCCGCCACCAGGGCGTCGTCGAGGTGTTCGACCGCGCCGTAGTCCACGGTGTTGATCGCCGCGACGAGGTCGGGGGCGTCGACGATCACGGTGGCGCCGGAGTACAGCGCGAACGGCCTGGGCAGACCGTTGTAACCGCCGTCGGCCGCCGCCGAGTCGGTGCGCACCACGACCCGCACATCCGTGCGGATGTCGTTGATCGACGCGGCATCCGGCAGCACACGCACGTCCCCGACGTCGGTGCCCGTGGGCTTAAGCGCAGCGGAGTAGACGAAGCCCAGGCCCTCGAGGTAGGCCGCGATCGGGGCATCCGCCAGCACGACCGAGAGCCCCGAATCCGCGACGAGCAGCACCTCGATGTTCTTTCCCGCGAAGGCCGGGTGGGCCGCCCGGATCTCGGCCTGCCGGTCGTCGGCGGCGGCGATCAACCGCTCCGCCTCGCCCGTGCGCCCCAGCATGCGGCCGATCCACGTGAGCTGATCACGCCACGTCCACGTCTCACCGTTGACGGGGCGCGTCACGGTCGGGGCGATGCGGGCGAGTTCGGCGTAGGTGTCGTCGTCGATGCTGCCGGTGTCGATGATGAGGTCGGGTTTGGCCGCGGAGACCGTCGCGGTGTCGATCGAAGCCAGCACCGCCGGATCTCCCGTGACCCGCCCGGCGTCCCAGCTCGGCAGGCGACCACCGGGGGCGACGATCGCGACAGGCTGGACCCCGAGCGCCAGCACGGCGCCGCCGTCACCGGGTCCGAGCGCGGCGACCGCATGCGGTTCGGTGGCGACCTCGGTGCTGCCGTGTTGGTGTTGAAGGGTCTGCGGCGTGAAGCCGCCCTCCTGGCCGTTCGGCCAGAGAAAGGCGGTGCCCGCGACCACGGCCACCACGAGCGCGGCGGCCACGGCCGCCCACGGCCAGCGCCGCCGCCGGGGAGGCGACTGTGGCGGCGGAGATTGGGCCGGCTGCGGTGGCGGCGACTGGTGTGGTGGCGGGGGCGCGAAGTGCGGCTGAAGATGCGGTTGTGAGTGCGACTGCGGGCGCGCGTCGGTGGGATAGGTGATCGCGCGGTCCGTGAATGTGGGCGCCGGGGTGTTCCACGGGGCGGTGGGCGCGACCGGGGGTTGCACGGTCCCCGACACCGGGCCCGCCCCCGACACATAAGGCGGCAGCGGCGCAGACCCGCCCTGCAGCACGGCCGCTGCCGCATCGGTGAACTCGCGGGCGGTCTGACAGCGCTCGTCCGGGTTCTTCGCCATGCCGCGGGCGAACACCGCGTCGATCGCGGGCGGCAGATGCGGCACGTGATCGGTCAGCCTCGGGATGGGCTGGTAGAGGTGGGCGGCCATCACCGCGTGCATGCCCCCGGCCGACGCGTATGGCGTCTTTCCCGTCAGCAGCATGAACAGCGAGCACGCCAGGGCGTAGATGTCGGCGCGGCCGTCGATGCGACCACCGGAGAGTGATTCAGGCGCGGCGTAGGCGACGGTCGCCATGACCGTCCCGGTCATCGTCAGATTCTCGCTGTCGTCGAGTGCCCGCGCGATGCCGAAGTCGGCCAGCAGTGCGCGCTCACCGTCGGGGTCGAGCAGGAAGTTGGCGGGTTTGACGTCGCGGTGCACCAGATTGCGCCGATGCGCGTAGTCCAGGGCCTTGGCCACGTCGCCGGTGATCTGCAGGGCCCGGTTCACCGTCATGCGGTTCTCCTGCAGTTCCTTGAGCGCGTCGCTGCCCGCGACGTACTGCATGGCGATCCACAGGTGGCCGTCGTCGCTCTCCCCGCGGGTGTAGACCGTGACGATGTTCGGGTGGTCGAGCGTGGCGGCCAGATCGGCCTCGCGCTGGAAGCGCGTGCGGAACGCGGGGTCGCTGGACAGCTCGCCGCTGAGCACCTTGAGCGCGTCCTGACGCGGCAGCACCGGATTGGCGGCCAGGTAGACCGTGCCCATTCCGCCGGCGCCGAGAACCTTGAGGATGCGGTACCCCGACACCAGGGTGCCTTCGCTGAATGCCATCGACGTTCAGCTTATGGGGCCGACGCGCCACTGCACCGGCTTGCCGGAATCGGACTCTTGCGTCCGGGCGAGCCAATTTACTAGGATATCCAAGTATCTCCCCCCATCACCGACTTCCCTGGGACTTCTCATGACCACACAGATTCCGCATTTCATCGACGGTCGCCGCAGCACGCTCGCCTCCACGCGCACCGCCGACGTGTTCAACCCCAGCACCGGTGAGGTGCAGGCCCAGGTGCTGCTGGCATCGGCCGCCGACGTCGACACCGCGGTGGCCTCGGCCGTCGAGGCGCAGAAGGAGTGGGGCGCATGGAACCCGCAGCGCCGCGCCCGCGTGATGATGAAGTTCGTCGAACTGGTCAACGCCAACGTCGACGAGCTGGCCGAACTGCTCTCGATCGAGCACGGCAAGACCGTCGCGGACTCCAAGGGCGACATCCAGCGCGGCGTCGAGGTCATCGAGTTCGCGATCGGCATCCCGCACCTGCTCAAGGGTGAGTTCACCGAGGGCGCGGGCACCGGCATCGATGTCTACTCGATCCGCCAGCCGCTCGGCGTCGTCGCCGGCATCACGCCGTTCAACTTCCCGGCGATGATCCCGCTGTGGAAGGCCGGCCCCGCGCTGGCGTGCGGAAACGCCTTCATCCTCAAGCCGTCCGAGCGCGACCCCTCGGTCCCGCTGCGCCTGGCCGAACTGTTCCTCGAGGCCGGCCTGCCCGCCGGCGTGTTCCAGGTCGTCCAGGGCGACAAGGAGGCCGTCGACGCCATCCTGACGCACCCGGACATCCAGGCCGTCGGCTTCGTCGGCAGCTCCGACATCGCGCAGTACATCTACTCCACCGCGGC
The DNA window shown above is from Mycolicibacterium confluentis and carries:
- a CDS encoding serine/threonine-protein kinase, coding for MAFSEGTLVSGYRILKVLGAGGMGTVYLAANPVLPRQDALKVLSGELSSDPAFRTRFQREADLAATLDHPNIVTVYTRGESDDGHLWIAMQYVAGSDALKELQENRMTVNRALQITGDVAKALDYAHRRNLVHRDVKPANFLLDPDGERALLADFGIARALDDSENLTMTGTVMATVAYAAPESLSGGRIDGRADIYALACSLFMLLTGKTPYASAGGMHAVMAAHLYQPIPRLTDHVPHLPPAIDAVFARGMAKNPDERCQTAREFTDAAAAVLQGGSAPLPPYVSGAGPVSGTVQPPVAPTAPWNTPAPTFTDRAITYPTDARPQSHSQPHLQPHFAPPPPHQSPPPQPAQSPPPQSPPRRRRWPWAAVAAALVVAVVAGTAFLWPNGQEGGFTPQTLQHQHGSTEVATEPHAVAALGPGDGGAVLALGVQPVAIVAPGGRLPSWDAGRVTGDPAVLASIDTATVSAAKPDLIIDTGSIDDDTYAELARIAPTVTRPVNGETWTWRDQLTWIGRMLGRTGEAERLIAAADDRQAEIRAAHPAFAGKNIEVLLVADSGLSVVLADAPIAAYLEGLGFVYSAALKPTGTDVGDVRVLPDAASINDIRTDVRVVVRTDSAAADGGYNGLPRPFALYSGATVIVDAPDLVAAINTVDYGAVEHLDDALVAALARQVH
- the rfbC gene encoding dTDP-4-dehydrorhamnose 3,5-epimerase — its product is MSYRELSIPGAFEITPRLHTDSRGVFFEWFTDPEFQQLAGHRFDLRQANCSVSSAGVLRGLHFAQLPPGQAKYVTCVRGSVFDVVVDIRIGSPTYGRWDAVTLDERARNSVYLAEGLAHGFLALQDDSTVMYLCSSGYDPQREHTISPIDPAIGIDWPDTVFGSVSTLSERDRAAPTLAEAAAAGLLPTWEEPQRG